In Phacochoerus africanus isolate WHEZ1 chromosome 1, ROS_Pafr_v1, whole genome shotgun sequence, the following are encoded in one genomic region:
- the RNF123 gene encoding E3 ubiquitin-protein ligase RNF123 isoform X1: MASKGAGMSFSRKSYRLTSDAEKSRVTGIVHEKLLNDYLHRIFSAADHASTAATSRKPLNFQNLPEHLDQLLRVDDEEEESQGQVEGRLGPSTVVLDHTGGFEGLLLVDDDLLGVIGHSNFGTIRSTTCVYKGKWVYEVLISSQGLMQIGWCTINCRFNQEEGVGDTHNSYAYDGNRVRKWNVTTTNYGKAWAAGDIVSCLIDLDDGTLSFCLNGVSLGTAFENLSRGLGMAYFPAISLSFKESVAFNFGSRPLRYPVAGYRPLQDPPRADLVRAQKLLGCFQAVLSVELDPTEGQLLEKESSEWQLQGQPTILLTLAHIFHRFAPLLRKVYLVEAVLMSFLLGIVEGGTPAQAQSMVHQVLDLLWLFMEDYEVQDCLKQSMMSLLRLYRFSPIVPDLGLQIRYLQLTIAILSHEKSRKFLLSNVLFDVLRSVVFFYIKSPLRVEEAGLQELIPTTWWPHRSGREGKESKEVKDETSEERLRRRAYERGCQRLKKRIEVVEELQVQILKLLLNNKDDNGGEASRYIFLTKFRKFLQENASSRGNMPMLCPPEYMVCFLHRLISALRYYWDEYKASNPRASFSEEAYIPPQVFYNGKVDYFDLQRLGGLLSHLRKTLKDDLASKANILIDPLELQAATMDDLDEDEEPAPAAAQRPMQALAMGGALPLPRPGWLSSPTLGRANRFLSTAAVSLMTPRRPLSTSEKVKVRTLSAEQRTREDIEGSHWNEGLLLGRPPEEPEQPLTENSLLEVLDGAIMMYNLSVHQQLGKMVGVSDDVNEYAMALRDTEDKLRRCPKRRKDILAELTKSQKVFSEKLDHLSRRLAWVHATVYSQEKMQDIYWLLRVCLRTIEHGDRTGPLFAFMPEFYLSVAINSYSALKNYFGPVHSMEELTGYEETLTRLAAILAKHFADTRIVGTDIRDSLMQALASYVCYPNSLRAVERIPEEQRIAMVRSLLAPYEQRPWAQTNWILVRLWRGCGFGYRYTRLPHLLKTKPEDANLPSLQKPCPSTLLQQHMADLLREGPDVAPSFLNSVLNQLNWAFSEFIGMIQEIQQAAERLERNFVDSRQLKVCATCFDLSVSLLRVLEMTITLVPEIFLDWAQPTSEMLLRRLAQLLNQVLNRVTAERNLFDRVVTLRLPGLESVDHYPILVAVTGILVRLLVHGPASGIERATSVLLADPCFQLRSICYLLGQSEPPTPGTALPAPDRKHFSLQSYTDYISVEELAQVEQMLAHLTTASAQAAAASLVSGATAPRFTSLKYISAQLCAVYCQLSRHPTSAHPAPCSLQPTSEEDLCPICYAHPISAVFQPCGHKSCKACINQHLMNNKDCFFCKATIVSVEDWDKAANASATSSAA, translated from the exons ATGGCGTCCAAGGGGGCCGGTATGTCCTTCTCCCGCAAGAGCTACAGGCTGACCTCAGATGCTGAGAAGTCAAGGGTCACAG GCATCGTGCATGAGAAGCTACTGAATGACTACCTGCACCGCATCTTTTCCGCTGCTGATCATGCATCCACGGCAGCTACCAGCAG GAAACCTCTGAACTTCCAGAATCTCCCAGAACATCTGGACCAGCTGTTACGTGTGGacgatgaggaggaggagagccagg GACAGGTTGAAGGGCGACTTGGCCCATCCACTGTGGTCCTCGACCACACGGGTGGCTTCGAGGGGCTTCTTCTGGTGGATGATGACCTCTTGGGG GTGATTGGACACAGCAACTTTGGTACTATCCGCTCCACCACATGCGTATACAAAG GAAAATGGGTCTACGAGGTGCTCATCTCCTCCCAGGGGCTCATGCAGATCGGCTGGTGCACGATCAACTGTCGCTTCAATCAGGAG GAGGGCGTTGGAGATACACACAACTCCTATGCCTACGATGGCAACCGGGTCCGCAAGTGGAACGTGACCACGACGAACTATGGGAAG GCGTGGGCGGCGGGGGACATCGTGAGCTGCCTGATCGACCTGGACGATGGCACTCTGTCTTTCTGCCT GAATGGTGTGTCACTAGGCACCGCCTTTGAGAACTTATCCAGGGGCCTGGGCATGGCCTACTTCCCAGCCATCAGCCTCTCCTTCAAGGAGTCTGTGGCCTTCAACTTTGGCAGCCGTCCCCTGCG CTACCCAGTGGCGGGCTACCGGCCCCTGCAAGACCCACCACGCGCCGATCTGGTGCGGGCACAGAAGTTGCTGGGCTGCTTCCAGGCAGTGCTCAGTGTGGAGCTGGACCCCACG GAAGGGCAGCTGCTGGAGAAGGAAAGCTCTGAGTGGCAGTTGCAGGGCCAGCCCACCATCCTCCTCACACTGGCCCACATCTTCCATCGCTTCGCACCGCTCCTG CGCAAGGTGTACCTGGTGGAGGCCGTGCTCATGAGCTTTCTGCTGGGCATCGTGGAGGGGGGCACCCCTGCCCAGGCGCAGTCCATGGTGCACCAGGTCCTGGATCTCCTATGGCTCTTCATGGAG GACTACGAGGTGCAGGACTGCCTCAAGCAGTCAATGATGTCCCTGTTGCGGCTGTACCGGTTCTCGCCCATCGTCCCAGATCTGGGCCTGCAG ATCCGCTACCTGCAGCTCACCATCGCCATCCTCAGCCACGAGAAGTCCCGCAAGTTTCTGCTTAGCAACGTCCT CTTCGACGTGCTCCGATCCGTTGTCTTCTTTTACATCAAGAGCCCCCTGCGTGTGGAGGAGGCTGGTCTACAGGAGCTCATCCCCACCACCTGGTGGCCCCACCGCTCTGGCAGGGAG ggcaAAGAGAGTAAGGAGGTGAAGGATGAGACCTCTGAGGAGCGGCTCCGGCGTCGCGCATATGAACGGGGCTGCCAGAGGCTCAAGAAGCGCATCGAAG TGGTGGAAGAACTGCAGGTCCAGATCCTGAAGCTGCTGCTGAACAATAAAGATGACAATGGG GGTGAAGCTTCTAGGTACATCTTCCTGACCAAGTTCCGAAAGTTTCTGCAGGAGAATGCCAGCAGCCGGGGG AATATGCCCATGCTTTGCCCCCCTGAGTACATGGTCTGCTTCTTACACCGGTTGATCTCGGCCCTGCGCTACTATTGGGATGAATACAAAGCTTCGAACCCACGTGCCTCCTTCAGCGAGG AGGCCTACATCCCACCCCAGGTCTTCTATAATGGCAAGGTGGACTACTTTGATCTGCAGCGCCTTGGAGGCCTCCTGTCCCACCTTCGGAAGACCCTCAAAG ACGACCTTGCCTCCAAGGCCAACATCTTGATCGACCCGCTGGAGCTCCAGGCGGCCACCATGGATGACCTGGATGAGGATGAGGAGCCAGCCCCCGCTGCGGCCCAG CGCCCCATGCAGGCCCTGGCCATGGGGGGCGCGCTGCCCCTGCCTCGGCCCGGCTGGCTCAGTTCTCCAACCCTGGGGCGAGCCAACCGCTTCCTCAGCACAGCAGCTGTGAGCCTGATGACCCCACGGCGGCCTCTGAGTACCTCGGAGAAAGTGAAGGTCCGCACACTGAGCGCTGAACAGAGGACCCGTGAGGACA TCGAGGGCAGCCACTGGAACGAGGGCCTGCTGCTCGGGCGGCCCCCTGAGGAGCCTGAGCAGCCCCTCACCGAGAACTCCCTGCTGGAGGTCCTAGATGGTGCCATCATGATGTACAACCTCAGCGTTCACCAGCAGCTGGGCAAG ATGGTGGGCGTATCCGATGACGTCAATGAGTATGCAATGGCCCTGAGGGACACAGAAGACAAGCTCCGCCGGTGCCCCAAGCGG AGGAAGGACATCCTTGCAGAGTTGACAAAGAGCCAGAAAGTTTTCTCAGAAAAGCTGGATCACCTGAGTCGCCGTCTTGCCTGGGTCCATGCCACCGTCTACTCCCAG GAGAAGATGCAGGACATCTATTGGCTGCTGCGTGTCTGCCTGCGGACCATTGAGCATGGCGACCGCACGGGTCCTCTCTTTGCCTTCATGCCTGAGTTCTACCTCAGTGTGGCCATCAACAGCTACAGCGCTCTCAAGAATTACTTTGGCCCTGTACACAGCATGGAGGAGCTCACAG GCTATGAAGAGACCCTGACCCGCCTGGCTGCCATCCTTGCCAAGCACTTTGCTGACACACGCATCGTGGGCACTG ACATCCGTGACTCACTGATGCAGGCCCTGGCCAGCTATGTGTGCTACCCAAACTCCCTGCGGGCCGTGGAGCGGATCCCTGAGGAGCA GCGCATTGCCATGGTGAGGAGCCTCCTGGCTCCCTATGAACAGCGGCCCTGGGCCCAGACCAACTGGATCCTGGTGCGGCTCTGGAGG GGCTGTGGGTTCGGGTACCGCTATACACGGCTGCCACACCTGCTGAAAACCAAACCTGAGGACGCCAATTTGCCCAGCCTCCAGA AGCCCTGCCCTTCCACCCTGCTGCAGCAGCACATGGCAGACCTGTTGCGAGAGGGCCCTGACGTGGCACCTAGCTTCCTCAACAGCGTCCTCAACCAGCTCAACTGGGCCTTCTCTGAGTTCATCGGCATGATTCAGGAG ATCCAGCAGGCTGCTGAACGCCTGGAGCGGAACTTCGTGGACAGCCGGCAGCTCAAGGTCTGTGCTACCTGCTTTGACCTCTCGGTCAGCCTGCTGCGTGTCCTGGAGATGACCATCACACTAGTGCCTGAGATATTTCTCGACTGGGCCCAGCCTACCTCGGAGATGCTGCTGCGGCGTCTTGCACAG CTGCTGAACCAGGTGCTGAACCGAGTGACAGCCGAGAGGAACCTGTTTGACCGTGTGGTCACCCTGCGGCTACCTG GCCTGGAGAGTGTGGACCACTACCCTATTCTAGTGGCCGTGACAGGCATCCTGGTGCGGCTCCTAGTGCATGGCCCAGCTTCAGG GATAGAGAGAGCCACATCAGTGCTCCTAGCTGATCCCTGCTTCCAGCTCCGCTCTATATGCTATCTCCTGGGGCAGTCAGAGCCCCCTACCCCTGGCACTGCCCTACCTGCCCCTGACCGGAAGCACTTCTCCCTACAGAGCT ACACAGATTACATCAGTGTTGAGGAGCTGGCCCAGGTGGAACAGATGCTGGCACACCTGACCACTGCGTCTGCCCAGGCAGCAGCTGCCTCTCTGGTGAGTGGGGCCACAGCACCCAGGTTCACATCCCTCAAATACATATCAGCACAGCTGTGTGCAGTGTACTGCCAGTTGTCTAGGCATCCAACCTCAGCCCACCCTGCACCCTGCTCCCTGCAGCCCACCAGTGAGGAAGACCTCTGCCCCATCTGCTATGCTCACCCCATTTCTGCTGTGTTCCAGCCCTGTGGCCACAAGTCCTGCAA AGCCTGCATTAACCAGCACCTGATGAACAACAAGGATTGCTTCTTTTGCAAAGCCACCATTGTGTCTGTAGAGGACTGGGACAAGGCAGCCAATGCAAGTGCCACTTCCTCTGCTGCCTAG
- the RNF123 gene encoding E3 ubiquitin-protein ligase RNF123 isoform X2 yields the protein MASKGAGMSFSRKSYRLTSDAEKSRVTGIVHEKLLNDYLHRIFSAADHASTAATSRKPLNFQNLPEHLDQLLRVDDEEEESQGQVEGRLGPSTVVLDHTGGFEGLLLVDDDLLGVIGHSNFGTIRSTTCVYKGKWVYEVLISSQGLMQIGWCTINCRFNQEEGVGDTHNSYAYDGNRVRKWNVTTTNYGKAWAAGDIVSCLIDLDDGTLSFCLNGVSLGTAFENLSRGLGMAYFPAISLSFKESVAFNFGSRPLRYPVAGYRPLQDPPRADLVRAQKLLGCFQAVLSVELDPTEGQLLEKESSEWQLQGQPTILLTLAHIFHRFAPLLRKVYLVEAVLMSFLLGIVEGGTPAQAQSMVHQVLDLLWLFMEDYEVQDCLKQSMMSLLRLYRFSPIVPDLGLQIRYLQLTIAILSHEKSRKFLLSNVLFDVLRSVVFFYIKSPLRVEEAGLQELIPTTWWPHRSGREGKESKEVKDETSEERLRRRAYERGCQRLKKRIEVVEELQVQILKLLLNNKDDNGGEASRYIFLTKFRKFLQENASSRGNMPMLCPPEYMVCFLHRLISALRYYWDEYKASNPRASFSEDDLASKANILIDPLELQAATMDDLDEDEEPAPAAAQRPMQALAMGGALPLPRPGWLSSPTLGRANRFLSTAAVSLMTPRRPLSTSEKVKVRTLSAEQRTREDIEGSHWNEGLLLGRPPEEPEQPLTENSLLEVLDGAIMMYNLSVHQQLGKMVGVSDDVNEYAMALRDTEDKLRRCPKRRKDILAELTKSQKVFSEKLDHLSRRLAWVHATVYSQEKMQDIYWLLRVCLRTIEHGDRTGPLFAFMPEFYLSVAINSYSALKNYFGPVHSMEELTGYEETLTRLAAILAKHFADTRIVGTDIRDSLMQALASYVCYPNSLRAVERIPEEQRIAMVRSLLAPYEQRPWAQTNWILVRLWRGCGFGYRYTRLPHLLKTKPEDANLPSLQKPCPSTLLQQHMADLLREGPDVAPSFLNSVLNQLNWAFSEFIGMIQEIQQAAERLERNFVDSRQLKVCATCFDLSVSLLRVLEMTITLVPEIFLDWAQPTSEMLLRRLAQLLNQVLNRVTAERNLFDRVVTLRLPGLESVDHYPILVAVTGILVRLLVHGPASGIERATSVLLADPCFQLRSICYLLGQSEPPTPGTALPAPDRKHFSLQSYTDYISVEELAQVEQMLAHLTTASAQAAAASLVSGATAPRFTSLKYISAQLCAVYCQLSRHPTSAHPAPCSLQPTSEEDLCPICYAHPISAVFQPCGHKSCKACINQHLMNNKDCFFCKATIVSVEDWDKAANASATSSAA from the exons ATGGCGTCCAAGGGGGCCGGTATGTCCTTCTCCCGCAAGAGCTACAGGCTGACCTCAGATGCTGAGAAGTCAAGGGTCACAG GCATCGTGCATGAGAAGCTACTGAATGACTACCTGCACCGCATCTTTTCCGCTGCTGATCATGCATCCACGGCAGCTACCAGCAG GAAACCTCTGAACTTCCAGAATCTCCCAGAACATCTGGACCAGCTGTTACGTGTGGacgatgaggaggaggagagccagg GACAGGTTGAAGGGCGACTTGGCCCATCCACTGTGGTCCTCGACCACACGGGTGGCTTCGAGGGGCTTCTTCTGGTGGATGATGACCTCTTGGGG GTGATTGGACACAGCAACTTTGGTACTATCCGCTCCACCACATGCGTATACAAAG GAAAATGGGTCTACGAGGTGCTCATCTCCTCCCAGGGGCTCATGCAGATCGGCTGGTGCACGATCAACTGTCGCTTCAATCAGGAG GAGGGCGTTGGAGATACACACAACTCCTATGCCTACGATGGCAACCGGGTCCGCAAGTGGAACGTGACCACGACGAACTATGGGAAG GCGTGGGCGGCGGGGGACATCGTGAGCTGCCTGATCGACCTGGACGATGGCACTCTGTCTTTCTGCCT GAATGGTGTGTCACTAGGCACCGCCTTTGAGAACTTATCCAGGGGCCTGGGCATGGCCTACTTCCCAGCCATCAGCCTCTCCTTCAAGGAGTCTGTGGCCTTCAACTTTGGCAGCCGTCCCCTGCG CTACCCAGTGGCGGGCTACCGGCCCCTGCAAGACCCACCACGCGCCGATCTGGTGCGGGCACAGAAGTTGCTGGGCTGCTTCCAGGCAGTGCTCAGTGTGGAGCTGGACCCCACG GAAGGGCAGCTGCTGGAGAAGGAAAGCTCTGAGTGGCAGTTGCAGGGCCAGCCCACCATCCTCCTCACACTGGCCCACATCTTCCATCGCTTCGCACCGCTCCTG CGCAAGGTGTACCTGGTGGAGGCCGTGCTCATGAGCTTTCTGCTGGGCATCGTGGAGGGGGGCACCCCTGCCCAGGCGCAGTCCATGGTGCACCAGGTCCTGGATCTCCTATGGCTCTTCATGGAG GACTACGAGGTGCAGGACTGCCTCAAGCAGTCAATGATGTCCCTGTTGCGGCTGTACCGGTTCTCGCCCATCGTCCCAGATCTGGGCCTGCAG ATCCGCTACCTGCAGCTCACCATCGCCATCCTCAGCCACGAGAAGTCCCGCAAGTTTCTGCTTAGCAACGTCCT CTTCGACGTGCTCCGATCCGTTGTCTTCTTTTACATCAAGAGCCCCCTGCGTGTGGAGGAGGCTGGTCTACAGGAGCTCATCCCCACCACCTGGTGGCCCCACCGCTCTGGCAGGGAG ggcaAAGAGAGTAAGGAGGTGAAGGATGAGACCTCTGAGGAGCGGCTCCGGCGTCGCGCATATGAACGGGGCTGCCAGAGGCTCAAGAAGCGCATCGAAG TGGTGGAAGAACTGCAGGTCCAGATCCTGAAGCTGCTGCTGAACAATAAAGATGACAATGGG GGTGAAGCTTCTAGGTACATCTTCCTGACCAAGTTCCGAAAGTTTCTGCAGGAGAATGCCAGCAGCCGGGGG AATATGCCCATGCTTTGCCCCCCTGAGTACATGGTCTGCTTCTTACACCGGTTGATCTCGGCCCTGCGCTACTATTGGGATGAATACAAAGCTTCGAACCCACGTGCCTCCTTCAGCGAGG ACGACCTTGCCTCCAAGGCCAACATCTTGATCGACCCGCTGGAGCTCCAGGCGGCCACCATGGATGACCTGGATGAGGATGAGGAGCCAGCCCCCGCTGCGGCCCAG CGCCCCATGCAGGCCCTGGCCATGGGGGGCGCGCTGCCCCTGCCTCGGCCCGGCTGGCTCAGTTCTCCAACCCTGGGGCGAGCCAACCGCTTCCTCAGCACAGCAGCTGTGAGCCTGATGACCCCACGGCGGCCTCTGAGTACCTCGGAGAAAGTGAAGGTCCGCACACTGAGCGCTGAACAGAGGACCCGTGAGGACA TCGAGGGCAGCCACTGGAACGAGGGCCTGCTGCTCGGGCGGCCCCCTGAGGAGCCTGAGCAGCCCCTCACCGAGAACTCCCTGCTGGAGGTCCTAGATGGTGCCATCATGATGTACAACCTCAGCGTTCACCAGCAGCTGGGCAAG ATGGTGGGCGTATCCGATGACGTCAATGAGTATGCAATGGCCCTGAGGGACACAGAAGACAAGCTCCGCCGGTGCCCCAAGCGG AGGAAGGACATCCTTGCAGAGTTGACAAAGAGCCAGAAAGTTTTCTCAGAAAAGCTGGATCACCTGAGTCGCCGTCTTGCCTGGGTCCATGCCACCGTCTACTCCCAG GAGAAGATGCAGGACATCTATTGGCTGCTGCGTGTCTGCCTGCGGACCATTGAGCATGGCGACCGCACGGGTCCTCTCTTTGCCTTCATGCCTGAGTTCTACCTCAGTGTGGCCATCAACAGCTACAGCGCTCTCAAGAATTACTTTGGCCCTGTACACAGCATGGAGGAGCTCACAG GCTATGAAGAGACCCTGACCCGCCTGGCTGCCATCCTTGCCAAGCACTTTGCTGACACACGCATCGTGGGCACTG ACATCCGTGACTCACTGATGCAGGCCCTGGCCAGCTATGTGTGCTACCCAAACTCCCTGCGGGCCGTGGAGCGGATCCCTGAGGAGCA GCGCATTGCCATGGTGAGGAGCCTCCTGGCTCCCTATGAACAGCGGCCCTGGGCCCAGACCAACTGGATCCTGGTGCGGCTCTGGAGG GGCTGTGGGTTCGGGTACCGCTATACACGGCTGCCACACCTGCTGAAAACCAAACCTGAGGACGCCAATTTGCCCAGCCTCCAGA AGCCCTGCCCTTCCACCCTGCTGCAGCAGCACATGGCAGACCTGTTGCGAGAGGGCCCTGACGTGGCACCTAGCTTCCTCAACAGCGTCCTCAACCAGCTCAACTGGGCCTTCTCTGAGTTCATCGGCATGATTCAGGAG ATCCAGCAGGCTGCTGAACGCCTGGAGCGGAACTTCGTGGACAGCCGGCAGCTCAAGGTCTGTGCTACCTGCTTTGACCTCTCGGTCAGCCTGCTGCGTGTCCTGGAGATGACCATCACACTAGTGCCTGAGATATTTCTCGACTGGGCCCAGCCTACCTCGGAGATGCTGCTGCGGCGTCTTGCACAG CTGCTGAACCAGGTGCTGAACCGAGTGACAGCCGAGAGGAACCTGTTTGACCGTGTGGTCACCCTGCGGCTACCTG GCCTGGAGAGTGTGGACCACTACCCTATTCTAGTGGCCGTGACAGGCATCCTGGTGCGGCTCCTAGTGCATGGCCCAGCTTCAGG GATAGAGAGAGCCACATCAGTGCTCCTAGCTGATCCCTGCTTCCAGCTCCGCTCTATATGCTATCTCCTGGGGCAGTCAGAGCCCCCTACCCCTGGCACTGCCCTACCTGCCCCTGACCGGAAGCACTTCTCCCTACAGAGCT ACACAGATTACATCAGTGTTGAGGAGCTGGCCCAGGTGGAACAGATGCTGGCACACCTGACCACTGCGTCTGCCCAGGCAGCAGCTGCCTCTCTGGTGAGTGGGGCCACAGCACCCAGGTTCACATCCCTCAAATACATATCAGCACAGCTGTGTGCAGTGTACTGCCAGTTGTCTAGGCATCCAACCTCAGCCCACCCTGCACCCTGCTCCCTGCAGCCCACCAGTGAGGAAGACCTCTGCCCCATCTGCTATGCTCACCCCATTTCTGCTGTGTTCCAGCCCTGTGGCCACAAGTCCTGCAA AGCCTGCATTAACCAGCACCTGATGAACAACAAGGATTGCTTCTTTTGCAAAGCCACCATTGTGTCTGTAGAGGACTGGGACAAGGCAGCCAATGCAAGTGCCACTTCCTCTGCTGCCTAG